The region ataataataatgaaaaggtaaataaataaataaaaaaaacaaattaattaagaaggatgaaagtggaaaacaaaacaTGGGGTACATGAGTAATTGGTGGGAGGTACATGAAGTAAATGAGGTGTCTTTATTAAAAGTGGTGGTGTGGcgagtaaaatataaaacaagccTAAAATAAGAGTAAAAAGTGTGTGCAGGGGTGCGGGATTAGTAATTGTGGAGGTGCGCGAGGAAGTAAAAATGCAGCAAAAGcccaacaaacaaaaaaacaagGCGGGGGTGCAGGGTTATCATAAACGGAGGTGCGCgaagaaaagaaatgataaaCATGGAGGtgtatgagataaaaaaaaagtggtgcATGTGGTAGTGGAGGTGCATGCAGTGAACATCACAGGCCCAAAATAAGATAAACATAAACAGGGTGCAAAATTATCAATTGTGGAGGTGTATAAAGTGAAAACGGGGGTgcagagattaaaaaaaagggGTGCGCAAAGACAAAAATAGGGTGTGCAGTGGAGGTGCGCAGAGTATGGATGGAGGTGTGCAGAGTAAAAACTGAAATGGGAAGAAAAGGCTGAAAGGGTACAAACAGTAAAAAGTGGTGCAACACAAAGAGGGGGTGCAGATATTAAGGTGGGGGGTGCACGGAGCAAAAGTGTTCAGATtcaaatttcccaaaacacaTTAAAACCTAATTAATCTTCTCTACGCGCATGCGTCTCTTCTTCCCATCCGCACACACACTACCCGCGCCGCCACCGGCGAGAGGCCACGCCGTCGACGCCAGCCACCGTCGGCAACGTCGCCGGCGAGAACCAAACCTCTTGAGTCGCTTCTCTTCCTTGCTTCTTCTTCCCGTCACCGCACACCACACCGTCCGTGCCGACACCGCACGTCCCGCCACCGGCGAGAGGCCACGCCGTCGACGCCGGCCACCATCGGCAATGTCGCCGGCGAGAACCAAACCCCCTGAGTCGCTTCTCTTCCTTGCTTCTTCTTCCCGCGTGCGAGACGGTGACTACGACCACCGCCGTGAACGCCACTGGCAGCGTCTATGACCACCGTCGTGAACGCCGCTGCCGCCGGTGCTCGACTATTTAATGACGCACCACCAGTTACATACATTTCAGTTCATATTTACGGCATCGTTACTTACCTCTTGCTCCTTCACTCGTGTtgctccttttttttttttcactgcaGGAACtgtcttttttttcttgctttgtTGCTCTTCCCTCTGTAATCTTGTGAGAACTTGTCCTCCAATTCCCCTTTTTCTTGCTTATGTGTGGAGTTGCCCTTTAGTCATGACTGCACCGCTATGCTCAGACTGCCTCCTCTGGTTGCTGCCACAGTGACACACCAATACCCAACATTCCTTCTTTTTTGTCCAAAAACCCCCGATAACCAGATAACGTACAAATCTGGCCATATTTTGCACGGCAGAGTCAAGTCAAATGActctcattattattattttttatttcatatatatttttcatatttatttttaagagcagaaaaacaaaatggtgtgaaaataaaaataaaatggaaattgaaattaaaaaagataaaataaaataagataaagtgaagtaaaaaaaaataaaataaaataacataaaataaaataaaacaagaaaaaataaataaaatagataaataaaaagcaagacaaaattaaaattaaaaataaaaataaaaataaaaataaataaaagaaaaggagtATATATGTACATTCaaattaatgttgatttttgtaatgttttttagttaattatttttattaatcggacaaaattgagtgttgacaagttacaacaaaatttttagtttatatattgaTATCTAAAGAGATCACtatagtgaaaaatatttttggtcactaaaattgatcattattgaAGTATTTTCTTATAATGCATATCCTACATTTTCTAttacaatgtaaaaatatttggaagttAAAAAAAGATTATATCTAGCGAGTTAGTgtaatcattaaataatttgccattaaatttttatttttattggcaGTAAGGGGCAACATTCCAAAATTGGCTTAAGATGTGTTCTTCGAAATGTAAGGGAAGGAGGAAAATGTGAATCGCATTTAGTTTGTGTGGTAAAACATGAGAAGAAGCAAAAACACGTGTTGAAAGTTGTAACACATTGACAAACTATATAAGTTACAATAGGGAATGAGAAAATgaatcaaaaacaaaattaaacaaaacatcatTTACCATCACAATTCAATACACAAGAATATCGAAGATGGACTCCCAAAATGCAAGCTACAACGCTGGTCAAGCTAAGGGCCAAGCTCAGGTATACCTTCaaactttttgtttttagtatGTTGATGTTCATGTATGCTCAATATTTAGAAATCATTGACAAGATTCTCTATGGTATTGCAGGAAAAGGCTAGCAACATGATGGACAAGGCTAGCGATGCTGCTCATTCTGCTCAAGATTCTATGCAAGAGGTTCTTTTATCCTTTCTTTCTCAACTTCTCTTCAAATCAAATTATGTAGTAACATTCATGTTTAATCCATATTACAATAATATTCATATTGATATATGAATGTAATAGATTTTTGCATGGTTGTTGAATTAGAAATTGAGACGCATGATAGaagaaagtatatttttttgtgtatAGGGTGGACAACAAATGAAGGAAAAGGCACAAGGAGCTGCTGATGGTATCAAGAATGCTTTGAAttcaaataactaataaaacTAAATGGATGGTTAACTATGCTAAACTTCCTTTCTTTCACGAGAATAAACCTTGTTCCTGCTCATCCACATATTTTGCAGAAACAtgattttaccttttatttttgATATGTATTCATCTGATTACTATTTATAGAagcattgaattttatttcaaatgtaACCATTTTTCTTTGATGTAGGAAACCAATTTCTTTAACGATCAAGACTCATGCACTTTGCATAatcatcattcattttttttttttcaaactagtGTGACATTCGTGCAAACGGACCAAAATTGCAAACTtttaataaagaattttaataaatatatatatatatatatatatatatatatatatatatatatatatattgagatGTAAAATAATAGTGAATAATCTAgagaataatatattatttaaaataatattattattaaacattttcaatgTTGGTTacttacataatttaaattagactataaaaatattgaataaacacAGTTTTTAATTGACATGGAATGTATCAAACGCTACGCtgtaaatattatgaattagaaagattatatAAACTTTAAAGTTTGAGAAGCAAGATCAGAAATgcacaaatttcaattttgcattGAAGTTAAGACTAAAAACATAACCATTATTCTTATAATCTCATAAAGACTTTTGACAACAACCTTAAACATAAACTTTTGAGATGACACAATTAATTACCTTGAATCCTAAGACTAAATTCGTACGCAGAAATTATACCATTTAAGTATCTAATATAATTGCcccattattaataatattaattaaataaagaagttCAAAAACGTAATTTGacaagttttctttgttttagtTCTAGTGCATCATTATCCATCAAGGATTTAGAATCGTGCTAAGAATTGGGCATAACACTAGCCATATGGTCCTAACCACAGCTCTGTGATATTAAACACAACATTCTTGGAGTGAATCTTCTAACATTATACACCGTGCCAATCATATATTAACCAAACAACATAATGATTAGTTTCTTACATATGTATACAAACATATATTTAGATAGCAATAATGCAGTCTTTGTACGTACCGATAAGCACAATAATTTTCAACCactgtttattttataatttttaagttgTAAACTTTCATGGCACATGGACTTTATGTAAGATCacgtaaaattataataattaaaaaataaataaatgaagttataattaactaatttaaaagaatttatttaaaaattgttacaagatacaataatttattattatttttatgtaaaagattttttaaagatatatatatatatatatatatatatatatatatatatatatatatataatattttatcaaaaaatcacataaaatattttaaatgtatttagGGTTTTAAGGGTGAGAATGAAGTTTCTGAATACACATACTAAAGGAGTGAATAAAGGCTACTTACGCTTGTTGAAAAAGAACATTACACAATGATAAACTTTGAAGGTTTACCTATTAAGAAATTTTTTCATCATAGTTGAGAAAGTTTCGTTTAAGGCTGTTATGTGTgcatttttgtgaaaaaaaacttgtttttttttttaattggtttGTTAAAGGAAATGATTATTGAGAaaggttttatttattttcaaaaaagcCTTGGACTTTAATCATATtgtgagttttattttttaaacaaaatgttTTTGCTTTGTTATCCGTTGCAAAACTTGGAAAAAATTTTCAGAGATGCCGAATTATagtttttcaaattcattatatacaATTCTAGAAAttttagagagttgttttttattatttttaatttttgattatcATGAAATCTTTCAAGTTTAATtgacgtagatgcatttttttcatcttcatcacaagtttttttcatgaaaaaaaaggaataaattattttactctttatcatgaTTTTTCTTATACAAATTTATCAACTCTCACATATTTAGAAGAAGATAAATTTACCGCCGTATACATTAGACAAATTTATCACATGCAAgagaaaatatttcttaaaaaaaaaaagttagaaaatgaacttacaaaagaaattgatcagttaaaaatgtttcttaactccttaattttatggtgatacaattttattttaaaaatgatgagAAAACAAGGGTAAAATATAATGGGTATggacacaattttattttaaaaatggtgAGAGAGCAAAGGTAAAATATAATGGGTATGGGCGGTGGGGGAGGGGTCGTCGCTCCCCTATATTATTTAGAAGGTCCACCGGTGTTTGCTATGTTAgcattatttttccattttattaataaagtttgGGTGTAAgacattgtttaattttatttatccgCTTTAATAAAGTGGtgacatcttttaattttattcatgtattataaaatttagaagcGTGAAAAATTGAGGTATTACGCTTTATACTTGTGGcacttataaaaataacttataagGGTGTTAACATACCCTATAACTTATAACTCATAGTAGTGACATTTATAAACATGAACGGTGTTGACTTACCCTATAACTAAGGTTGGGCAAAGTTAATTCAATTGTACTGGAATGTAGATTAACTGcactaaattaaactaaaataattgaattacatTCAACAAAATCTGAAGTAAACTTTTATAcagtttagtttaaaaatattgaaccCCTAAAAATTAAGTTCAGTTAATTATCCACTAATTGAACtacctttttattattttctgtcCAATAATAAAATGCCCTTCACAATTAGCCCACATCTCGCGCTGTCCACTGTGAGTCTGGATTCTCTACTGGTTTTTTGTGTTGTCCTCTactgagcattaaaaatacactgtgttggtattttaaatatttttttaatatattttaaaacgtcaaaattaaTGGTCATCAATATATTATGAAGACACAGTAGagaaacaacacaaacaaaCCTAGCAGAGTATCCAAATTCCTCCACTGTATCAGAGGATGCGTGTAAgtgttaattatattattacatGATTTTGAACTATTGAATCTTCAcatgatatataataaaattttgttaattgttttttctaataaatcaCTTATATGTTAGTTGGAGAATTGATATTAAACTATctaataaacttttttatttaccaaagaaaatttgaattattgaccgaattaattaaaaataattcagaACAAGGAAAGTTATTTCTGAATGGAAATTAACTTTTAAACCCGTAAGCTATAGTTTTGTTGCCAAAAAATTAGTGATgctaaaatgtatttttttaatagaaaaggatatatatatatatatatatatatatatatatatatatatatatatatatatatatataatctttttgGATGAATTGTCAAGGTAAttgaagttcattaaaaattatatattaaattatcttgGATGATTAATTGTCAAAAAAAAGGAAGTTTTATGAATTTACATAAGGATGgcaaatttaattatcaaatgtAAGTATACCTATCAAAAATAGTTTAGTTCGGAACACAATTCAGTTCATACAACACTGCAATTCAATATATTTCAGTTTTTTAGAACAACAAACAGTTCAGTTCGTTTGGACTTGTTTTTTCAAACCAATTCAATTCAAGTGAACTATTGTTTAGTTTACTGCATTTTTTAACAGTGCTAAGTGCATCTTGACCGGTCATACCTATAACTTATAACTTATAGTAGTGATacatataaacaataatttataagaaGATTTACTTACCATCTAAACCAtgttacaaaataatataactaCACAAAGCACATTTATGTAGGGAGTACATCTGGCATAGGCCTCAAATGCATGCAATTGTTTTGTGAAAATTATTTGCAGGTCAATATACAAAAGTCTTACCTCTtgctttatttgaatattttgaagaTATTATCCTTATTCTTTTGcgactaactattttttatatatctgaccattattttaaattatcataaattttatttattacgatTTTTAACGactaaaattttatctttcaaaatatttttgtacgGTGTGTTTTTCGATCTCCTGATTCGATATTCATTATAGATTCTAAActtaattctaaaatatttattattaaacttgGAATCAATTAGCACCAGACAAGTTTACCTGTCAGTTAAATGATTTGTAAATGAGTTTAAATCTCAATCCTACGATTTCCTTAAAATCATGTTAGGTAAACAATTTGGAATTTACAGTACAAAGcatttacttaataaaaattacaaccgtaaaaaaaatggtcttttatgtattttgttcaatttgatttatcttttaataaaagaaaactcaattttgtttcttatatttCAGAAATCCAAcgtgaattttattttcaattgaaaCCCAAATGGATAAGGCTAcacatttgttttattattttaatattttataaattataataaacttaatccaaatttcttaaattaataaaaccaataaaaaaactaagaaCATTttcagaagaaataaaagtagaactgtaaggcccacttactttactacctttattttaaaggacTGCCCCAAATAAGTTGGacctagggctggcccataaaGAACCAAAGCCCCTAAACCAGCTGAAACACTTttattcttgactttgaccggttggatctttaatcggagctccgtagtgagagcagtttttatcgcaaggtcactgaatttgtgttgttgacaacactacacacttttcgtaaaatgaaagttactacttcgttaaccgttggatcgagctgatattttaacagctgatccttaacacatagcctttgactttgaccggtccgatcttgaatcatagctctgtagtgagagcagtttttatcgcaagatcattgtagtttggttgtttctctgatcttgaatggttattactggcttgaatctaattgttatattaaaagcatgtgatcaatgattatgcatgagtgatgtgattcatggattgtggatgatgggtttggtatgaacttggcatgtgatttaaatgagatggttggtatcaaggagacatggtattgatatgaaatacaaatatatattcactgtttgggaaggatgagttgatatggattcaacatttggttatgaatgagaatgggttgtaaaggttggcatgagatattgtgtatggtaaacattacttgattgatttaacatgattggtctgtggtcagtgcataattccttgaaatctctaggtgggattttagggtcgtgcttcagtggtcgggatgtaattccatggcccctgttagtgggtgtccatggtggtgccctatctatataacttggtaaggattcaaggtaaggattgcatcttgacactctaaggagtcagttagtctcacttagagcggactgactcctgtggtgagagtagtaggaggcttgaaattcattaaggactaaccttgtacgtgagggaattgattcattgtaacacttgtaacacagctcgggggtgagcagaggtatccaccacaagtgcaagcatccgctgaatttGACCAgtttatatgtatccggatgagtcaatttgagtcttagtgtattgatttgggaggtcataacatgtttggatgatgtatgtatattggactgtgaaagtatatctgattgcatgataaaatctttttggctctagcttacccttttgcttgtttgattgccttgtatgttgttcttctaccattgcaatgatcatcaatttattgatgggagcagatgtgagaggtactcgaggtcaacagagAAGGGATGGTTCCGCTACACAGTCTACCTGTGTTTGGATGATGTATTGATTTGGgaggtcataacatgtttggatgatgtATTGTATTGCCCCTAAGGCTTTATTTCGAATATTGACTATCTCTTACTCTTTTTGGGTTGTAGGCATTGTAGTGAGCTTCagtatttccttttaagtaccttggataactATAAGGAGTGATtttatactccgcaacttggctctttatattatctggtgtaagatttcatttaattatgttattatttaaatgggatgttacaagaaCTTCATCACATGagcaattttcttttgttaaactCAATCTTCATGAATAGTTTAACATTAGTAaccttaaaagataatatttatgcttttttatcataataaataacattaaatattgatgaaCTAATGTTTTGATTTAAGAATTTAAACAAATGAAACAATCTAACTATTAAATATTCACTAAATCATCAAGTTTTAGCATGTTTAGTGTCACCTAAGTTTTATATGATACAACATAAAAACTTTTactagttaaaaaataagtaacaaTGCATGTTTCATTACAGAAGACATCAATTCCATTTTCAATTTGTAAGTATATATAAAAGGCACAAAAGTTGCTCATAAATTCTAATGAAGATTATAAcacaaacattttttaaaatgtatgttAAATTTGTTGTTATCAAGAAAGATATTCATATATAAGGTATTTTATATACGACAAGATgactacaaaaacaaaaaagttgtCTTCTTGTGCACTTTTACCCAACATTTTATGATAGTCACTAGTATATATAGCAAAAGGATATTCCATCGATTTTTTTGgcatattacattaattttataattgatgtCGTATCAAACAATGTAATAAGTGAGAGGCATAATACATcaattgtaaaaattaatgtaatatcatataaaataacatcgattaaaaaaagaattcattaatagataaagtttattttagacctgaaaaatatatatatatatatatatatatatatatatatatatatatatatatatacatgtacatatatatatatatatacatacatatatatatatatgtatatatatatatatacatatacatatatatatgtatatgtatatgtatatacatgtatatatatatatatatatatatatatatatatatatatatatatgtacatgtatatacatatacatatatatatatatatatatatatatatatatatatatatatatatatatatatatatatatatgtatatatatatatatatatcatgttaTAATAAAGCATATATCAAAGTTAACATGGAAGTTAAGACATCAATAGTTAAAGAAATTCATACATCAGCCCATGAATCATCTATCTTAGCATGAACTATGGTCCACATTCAATGCATAATGTAGTATCCACACTCAAAGCTTTCATGTTGCTTATTGcactaatatatgaaatttacGTAATTAATATATGAAGAACTAAGAAAATTTAGTTTATTCTATATAGCTTCAATGCAAACTACATACCATGGGATATATCCAATAATAATGGTATGTAGATGCATTGGATTTACCATCTAAGACATTGATGACATTAA is a window of Vigna unguiculata cultivar IT97K-499-35 chromosome 4, ASM411807v1, whole genome shotgun sequence DNA encoding:
- the LOC114180379 gene encoding stress-induced protein KIN2-like, producing the protein MDSQNASYNAGQAKGQAQEKASNMMDKASDAAHSAQDSMQEGGQQMKEKAQGAADGIKNALNSNN